Below is a window of Parachlamydia sp. AcF125 DNA.
GCGCGCTCATTAAATCCTTTCTGTCACTTAATGCCTTTCAAGGATATCCTCATAAATTTTGACGGGCATAAAATCGACATAATCTCCTGCCACAAGCTTATATTGAATCCCATTTTTTTCCCCAAAGAGGGAAACACCCAGATTGACATTGTGTAAATGCCCGAAAACGCAAATGTTAACCCGGTATTTCTCTAACAGCTTTGAGGCAGCTGAAGGTTCGAGTGTGGCGCCAATAGGTGGGTAATGAGTCATCACAATCCGAACTTTATCTGAGTCTTTAAATCCTTTTAAACTCGCCTCTAATCTCCCCAATTCTCGCGTAAAAATCTTTTTGGTTTCTTCTGTATTCTCTTGATCGGCCGTTTTTTGGGTTGCCGGATTTTCTACATAGGGAATATAAGCGTCAAACGTGTATTCTGGAGTGTCCCATAACCGTGCTCCTCCAATTCCAATCCCCTTCCAGTGAAAGACGTTATTTTGGATCACGTGCATAGAGGGAGGGAGAATTTTCTGAAGTTTGCTTAAAGAAGACCACCAATAGTCGTGATTGCCCTTTAGCAAAATTTTTGTCCCCGGCAATTGGGCAATCCATTCGAGATCAGGTCGCGCTTCCTCTATTTCTTTCCCCCACGAAATGTCCCCGGGAATTAAAACTAAATCCTCTTCAGCGACACATGAACGCCAATTCGCCTCAATTTTTTGGGTCCACTTTTCCCATCGTTCTCCAAAAATATCCATTTGTTTGTCAGGCACCCCAAATGATAGATGCAGATCTGCAAGAGCCCAAATACGCATATTCGCCTATATGATAAAACCGTCTGGCAAGTTAGCTCCCCGCGGAACGATGATTACCCCATCTCGGATAAAGACATGCTCACCGTCAAACGTAGTTAACCGATTTTTGTTAATCAACTGAACACCATCTCCAATATTAACGTATTTGTCAATAATTGCACGCTCAATCACGCAATCTTTTCCTATAGATAACTTGGAAGGCCGATTTTTGATTTGTACAGGCGGAGCGTAAAATTCATTTCCCATCACATACGAATTTCGAATAGTTGTCCCTTTTTTAATAACAGAACGGGGACCTAATATGCTATGGGTGACAGTGGAAGCTTCTACAATCGATCCCTCACATATAATCGATTGATCAATTTGACTCTTTAATATTTTAGCCCCCGGTAAATAGGAACGGCTAGTATAAATAGGATAGCCTTCATCATAATAATTAAAAGGGGGATAGGGGCGTGTTAAGGCAATATTGGCTTCATAGAAAGAGCCGATCGTTCCAATATCTTCCCAATATCCATGGTAAAGATAAGTAAAAGCTCCCCCTTCTTTAACCTTCGTGGGAATTAGGTGCTTTCCAAAATCTTCTCGCGGATCCGCATGCAATAAATCAAAAAGCACCTCTCTTTTAAAAAGATAGATCCCCATAGACCCTAGATAGTTTTTTCCCTCCTCATGGGGTAAATAAAAAGGGCTCAAATCCTCCTCTGTTTTAGGTTTCTCGCAAAAGTCTATAATTTGACATGCCTCGTTAACCTTTAAAATTCCCATGCGAGAGGCATCTTTTGCATTCACAGGCAATGAAGCTACAACCAAATCGGCATCATTATGACGAGCAAATTGCAGCATGGGCCGAAAGTCCATATTGTAAAGCTGATCCCCTGAAAGAATTAAAAAATAATCGACAGGAGTCTCCAGAAAACATTCGAGGCTTTGTCTCACCGCATCAGCTGTGCCTTGGTACCATGTTTTTTTATGGGGCTTTTGTTCTGCAGGCAGTAATTCAATAAAACCCCCTGAAAAAGGATCAAATTGGTAGGTGCGGAAAATATGCTGATGAAGGGATGAAGAGAGAAATTGAGTCAGAATAAAAATTTTCTGATAACCCGAGTTTAAAGAATTCGATATGGAAAAATCAATTAATCGATAACGCCCCCCCACAGGGATAGCAGGTTTACATCGAGAAAGAGTTAAAGGGAAAAGGCGAACACCTTCTCCTCCTCCTAAAATAATAGATGCGACTCTTTCTGTGCGGGGGACATGCAAATTAGTTAGCTGCGTTTGCGAAAGCATTTTTTCATTTGGAATAGTTAGCAAAGACATTCTTTCTCACTGGTTGGGTTTTCAAGGTCACCTTATGAAAAAGCTTAGTTTTGTGCAAAAGAATTTTTTGCTTGGAGCGAAGCAAACGAATGGGGCGTGGCTAGGAAACCAAGCATTCTACTAGGGTGTGAGCGATGCGACATATAAAAATTTAATCTTCCTTGCAGCTACAGGGATTCGAAACCCGTTGCACAAGGGCTTTAATCTTTGGCTACCTGACTTTGGTGAATCTCTTTCGAACGCTCTTTTCTTAAAGATTTTATAGAATTTTGCTCAAATTTTTCTTTAGCTTGTTTTTTATCTATCCTAGCTGGCTATGCCAAAAAGCGAGGCAAAAAAAGGGAATAAAGGCCAAAAACCTACATAAAAAAAATTTCGAAAAAGCGCCATTTATTAGCGACTGTTCTGCCATAGCTGATCTGTTTAGTAAGCCACGCCGAGGAAATAATCTAGCTTATTAAGCATAGAATATTGAGAAAAGAAAAAGAAAAATTTTATCCTATGTCATTTTAAGGAGGCCCATTCCACCTTTTGGCTTTTTAAAAGGTGGAGGTAAAGCTCGGAGGATTTACTACTCTCTCCACATTAAAATAGGTTAAATAGGCAAATACTTTGCTTTTTTTTTGATTTCAAAAAAGCCTTTCAAGGGTAATTTTTAAAATAAATTAACCGCAAATTTAAAATCTGATTTTCTCTTGTTCCTTATTTGGCAATTAGCTATTGTGGATGGTTGAGAATTTTACTAAGTTTGGGCATCAAGCTCAGGGTTTAAATTTCAAAATCTTGCTTACATGTTTGAATCGCAAAACGCCATACCATTTTTGGCGAGATACCCATACGTGTTTACAAGATGTAATGGACTAAGAGGAGGAATTATGGCCTTTAAATTTAGCAAAGATTTAAAACTCATTTTACATCCTTACATGTTTGTTCTCAAAGAAGGTAAAATTCAAGAAAACATGCTCGACTATTCTTTGATGATGTTACAAGTAAGTTGTCCTGAGACAATTAAATCCCCCTCCTATGAAAAAAAAAACCCATCTTTCCCCGGATTTGAATGGGATTTTTACCACAATTCAGCGCGACTTTAGTTCTTTAAATAAAATGCATTTTATGGATATCACAAATTATATTGACCTTTTGCTTGATACCGCTCTTAAAGAAGATATTAGAACTGGAGATATCACTTCAGAAGCTTGTATTCCTGAAGACGCCATCTTGACAGGGCGATTTATTGTAAAACAGGCAGGCGTTTTGGCTGGCTTGCCATTTCTATCTCTCTTATTTAAAAAAATTGATCCAAACATCCAAGTACAACTTTTAGTTCCGGAAGGATCTTATCAAAAAGCTGGCACATTCATTGCCAAAGTGTTTGGCCCCGCGCGCGGCATTTTTAGCGGAGAACGGGTGGCTCTTAACCTTTTACAGCATGCTTCCGGCATAGCGACCCTTACTAATCAATATGTAAGAAAGGTGAGCGGTTTTGACTGCTCGATACTAGATACGCGCAAAACCCTACCAGGTTTAAGGGCTTTAGAAAAATACGCTGTGACTGTTGGAGGAGGGGTTAATCACCGTTTCGGGCTTGATGATAGGCTGATCATTAAGCGCAACCACTTGGCTTTTGTGGGTACGAGTACGCCCCATCCTATCCAAGAAGCAGTTAGGCGAGTTAGAAATCATTGTCCCGACCTTCCTATTGAAATTGAAATTCACGCTATCGACCAGCTCGCAGAAGCCTTAAATACCGAAGCTGAAACCATTATGCTATGCCGAATGCCTCCCCATGAAATCAAGAAATGCGTGCATTTCATTCGCAAAACTAACAAAAAAGTTTTTATCGAATCTCTGGGAACAATTACGCTTGAAACCATTCAAGCTTATGCTGAAACAGGTGTAGATGGAATTTCACTTGGTTCACTTACCTTATCTTCACATGCTTTGGATATCGCAATGCGTTTAGCATCAAGTGACTAACATACGAAAAAACTTAAGGAGAAAAAACATGTCTTCAACACCCAAGCAAATTATTTTTGAAGAAGAAGCACGAGAGCTATTGCTTTCAGGAATCAAGAAACTTGCTGATGTCGTCGCTTTTACTTTAGGCCCTAAAGGACGCAACGTTGGATTGGAAAAAAGTTGGGGGGCTCCTACAATTACCAACGATGGTAACAGCATTGTTAAAGAAATCAATGTCAAATGCGTTTATGAGAACATGGGCGTATCCATGGGAAAAGAAGTCGTCCAAAAAATTAAAGAGAAATGCGGAGATGGAACGACCAGCGGAACTCTTCTATTGAGCGCGTTAGTCGAAAATGGAGTGAAATTCATCGCTTCTGGAGCAAGCCCCATCGGAATCAAAAGGGGAATTGATAAAGCGGTAGAAGCTGTTGTAAAAGAAATTTCTTCATCTGCAATTGCTGTAAAAAGTTCGCAAGAAATTAAGCACATTGCCATTGCTTCAGCCTCTGGTAACGAAGAAATTGGGAACCTAATTGCTGATGCCATGGAAAAAGTGGGCAAATCTGGTGTCATTACCATTGAAGAAGCCAAAGGAATTGATACAACCCTTGAAATTGTAGAAGGGATGCAATTTGATCGAGGCTATATTAGCTCTTATTTCTGCACAGATTCAGATAAGATGGTCGCCGAAATGACCAATCCCCAGATCCTGCTTATCGATCGAAAAATCGGAAGCATCCATGAGTTGCTTCCTATCCTTCAAGCATCTGCCTCTGCCGCAAAAGAGCTCCTCATTGTTGCAGAAGACATCGAAGGCGATGCCTTGTCTACGCTCGTGGTTAATAAACTCCGCGGAACACTCAAAGTTGTCGCAGTTAAATCGCCTGGATTTGGGGATCGTAGAAAAGCCCTGCTTCAAGATATTGCCGTTTTAACAGGGGCCACCGTGATTTCAGAAGAGGCGGGAATGTCGCTAAACGAAATCCCCACGGCTGCTCTTGGCTCTGCTGAAAAAATTGTCGTAAGCAAAGAAAACACAGTCATTATTCATGGAGCGGGCTCCCCAGCCGACATTGAAGCAAGAATCAAGCAAATTGAGAAGGAAATTGAAAATTCCAAAAGTTCCTACGACAAAGAAAAGTTAGAAGAGCGTAAAGCCAAGCTAAGCGGGGGCGTCGCAGTCATTCGTGTAGGAGCTGCCACAGAACCGGAACTCAAACAAAAAAAGCAAGTA
It encodes the following:
- a CDS encoding metallophosphoesterase, which codes for MRIWALADLHLSFGVPDKQMDIFGERWEKWTQKIEANWRSCVAEEDLVLIPGDISWGKEIEEARPDLEWIAQLPGTKILLKGNHDYWWSSLSKLQKILPPSMHVIQNNVFHWKGIGIGGARLWDTPEYTFDAYIPYVENPATQKTADQENTEETKKIFTRELGRLEASLKGFKDSDKVRIVMTHYPPIGATLEPSAASKLLEKYRVNICVFGHLHNVNLGVSLFGEKNGIQYKLVAGDYVDFMPVKIYEDILERH
- the glgC gene encoding glucose-1-phosphate adenylyltransferase yields the protein MSLLTIPNEKMLSQTQLTNLHVPRTERVASIILGGGEGVRLFPLTLSRCKPAIPVGGRYRLIDFSISNSLNSGYQKIFILTQFLSSSLHQHIFRTYQFDPFSGGFIELLPAEQKPHKKTWYQGTADAVRQSLECFLETPVDYFLILSGDQLYNMDFRPMLQFARHNDADLVVASLPVNAKDASRMGILKVNEACQIIDFCEKPKTEEDLSPFYLPHEEGKNYLGSMGIYLFKREVLFDLLHADPREDFGKHLIPTKVKEGGAFTYLYHGYWEDIGTIGSFYEANIALTRPYPPFNYYDEGYPIYTSRSYLPGAKILKSQIDQSIICEGSIVEASTVTHSILGPRSVIKKGTTIRNSYVMGNEFYAPPVQIKNRPSKLSIGKDCVIERAIIDKYVNIGDGVQLINKNRLTTFDGEHVFIRDGVIIVPRGANLPDGFII
- the nadC gene encoding carboxylating nicotinate-nucleotide diphosphorylase, whose translation is MDITNYIDLLLDTALKEDIRTGDITSEACIPEDAILTGRFIVKQAGVLAGLPFLSLLFKKIDPNIQVQLLVPEGSYQKAGTFIAKVFGPARGIFSGERVALNLLQHASGIATLTNQYVRKVSGFDCSILDTRKTLPGLRALEKYAVTVGGGVNHRFGLDDRLIIKRNHLAFVGTSTPHPIQEAVRRVRNHCPDLPIEIEIHAIDQLAEALNTEAETIMLCRMPPHEIKKCVHFIRKTNKKVFIESLGTITLETIQAYAETGVDGISLGSLTLSSHALDIAMRLASSD
- the groL gene encoding chaperonin GroEL (60 kDa chaperone family; promotes refolding of misfolded polypeptides especially under stressful conditions; forms two stacked rings of heptamers to form a barrel-shaped 14mer; ends can be capped by GroES; misfolded proteins enter the barrel where they are refolded when GroES binds), which gives rise to MSSTPKQIIFEEEARELLLSGIKKLADVVAFTLGPKGRNVGLEKSWGAPTITNDGNSIVKEINVKCVYENMGVSMGKEVVQKIKEKCGDGTTSGTLLLSALVENGVKFIASGASPIGIKRGIDKAVEAVVKEISSSAIAVKSSQEIKHIAIASASGNEEIGNLIADAMEKVGKSGVITIEEAKGIDTTLEIVEGMQFDRGYISSYFCTDSDKMVAEMTNPQILLIDRKIGSIHELLPILQASASAAKELLIVAEDIEGDALSTLVVNKLRGTLKVVAVKSPGFGDRRKALLQDIAVLTGATVISEEAGMSLNEIPTAALGSAEKIVVSKENTVIIHGAGSPADIEARIKQIEKEIENSKSSYDKEKLEERKAKLSGGVAVIRVGAATEPELKQKKQVFEDSLNSTKAALEEGIVPGGGVALLRSKRAIGQLKLEGDEALGAAIVEKACETPLKQIVSNAGIDGSIVLADVLKASYNFGFNVLSHKVEDLVEAGVIDPAKVVKNALIYAASVAGIVLISEALIADAPEEEDEE